AGCGCCGAGCGGTTCTCAGCCAGCATCCGCCGCCTCCTTCGCGAAGGGGAGCGCGGCCACCTCCGCCCGCGTGCCGTCCGCGGCGCCCACGCGCACCGCGTCGCCCGGCTCCAGCTCGCGCCGCACGAAGCCCAGCGCCACGGTCTCGCCCATGAGGGGCGAGAACGCCACGCTGGTGATCCGCCCCGCGGGCTTCCCCGTCTCCGGGTGGAAGAGCGGCGTCCCCGGCGGCGGGGCGGCCCCGTCGCCCAGGCGCAGCCCGCGCAGGTGGCGGTTCACGTGGCCGCGGTGCGCGATGCGGACGATCACCTCCTGCCCCGTGTAGCACCCCTTGGTGAAGGAGACCGCCCGCGGCATCATCCCGATCGCCTCGAACGCCTCCGTCGGGATCACCTCCTCCGACAGCTCCGCGCCGTAGCGCGGCACCCCCGCCTCCACCCGCAGCGTCTCCAGCGCGCCGTGCCCCACCGGCCGCGCGCCCAGCGGCGCGCCCTCCTCCAGCAGGGCGCGCCAGAGCCCGGGGAGCGCCGCCGCCGGGGCGATCAGGTCGTACCCCTCCTCGCCCCCCGCGAAGCGCGTCCCCACCGCCAGCACCCTCTCCTCCCCGAGCGTCGCCTCGGTGAAGGCGTCCTCCTCCAGCGCCGGGATCTCCGTGCCCAGCACCCGTCCCAGCAGCTCGCGCGAGCGGGGGCCGTACACCCCCAGCGCGCCCACCTCCTCCGAGACGTCGGCCCACCGCGCGAACATGGGCGGGACGAACTTCTTCAGGTGCTCCCGCGTCCCCTCCAGCGCCTCGCGCGGAAGGTCCAGGAGCACCTCCGTTCCACCCGGGCGCTCCAGCCGGAAGGCGCGCAGCTCGCCGATCGTCCGCCCCTTGGGCGTCAGCATCGCCGCGTACACGGCGCGCCCCGGCGGCGCCCCGGCCAGGTCGTTGGTGAGCAGCCCCTGCACCATCTTCACCGGGTCGCGGCCCCAGAGGCGGAGCTGCGCCCGGTCGGCCCGGTCGGCGACGCCGGCGGCCTCGCGCACCGCGCGGTACTCCGCGGCCTCGTCGCCGAAGTGGCGCGGAAGGCGCCGCCCCGCCACCTCCGTGAACGCCGCTCCCAGGGCCTCCTCCGCCTCCCGGAGGGGGGAGTCCGCCGCCGCGCTCGTCTCGCTCATCGTCTCCACTCGCTCACGCCTCCATGGAATCCACCACGGCCCGCAGCTCCGTGAACCAGCGCGCCTTCTCCGCGAAGCGGATCCGGGCCAGGCCGCTGGGGCTGGGCGCCACGAAGTCCACGGTCCCCTCCACCAGCGAGCGCTCCTGCCGGCCCCACGGGGCGGCCTGCACCCCCGCGGCGCGGAGGTACACCCCCTTGCCGTTGTAGCACACCACCCGGGGCCGCAGCTCCCGCACGAGCCCGCGGAAGCGCTCCGCGCCCCGGCGGAACTCCTCGGCCGTCACCTCCGCCGCGCTCCGGGTGGGGCGCTTCACCAGGTCCGTCACCCCGATCCCCAGCTCCAGCAGCTCCCGGTCGCGCTCGAAGCTCCAGCGCTCCGGCGTCAGCCCCGAAGCCGCCAGCAGGTCCCAGAAGCGGTTGTTGCGGCCGGCGTAGTAGCGCCCGAGCCGCGCCGCCCGCACGCTGGGGTTGAACCCCACGAAGAGCAGCCGCAGCCCGGGCGCCAGCAGGTCCGGGAGCGTGCGGACCCGCTCCCCCTCGAAAAGGTACTCCGTCAGGACGCCGCCCCCGCCCCGCGGCACATCTCCCGGAGGCGCTCCTCCGCGCCCTCCAGCTCCGTCACCAGGCGGCGCACCTCCGCCGTGGAGCCGGCGTTCGGCAGCTCCACCTTCACCTCGTCCCCCTGCTCGCGCGGGAGGAACACCACCGTCACCTTCCATCCCTCCACTCCCGTCGCCTTGCGGGCGACCAGGTCCACCGAGTACTCCGTGCCGTCGCACTCCAGGCGGTTCGCGAGCCGGTGCTCCTTCCAGGAAGAGCTCCGCGACAGGGCCATGTGAACGTCCTTCCCCGGGGTGATCGTCAGTCCCGCCGGAGGCCGCGGCAGGGGAGTTGTCTCCGCGGCCCGGCCCCCACATCTTTCCATCCGCCGCGGGTCCGCAGGACCCCTCGCGACAAAGATAAACGGGCCGCGCGGAGCAGGGCAAATCGCTCCGGCCGGCCGTTCCCGAACCGGCACCCGAGCATGCCCTCACCCAACCCGCTCTGGCTGCAGCGGCTCCCCGCCGAGGTCCGGCGCCGCCTGGAGCTGGCCGAGGCCCGCGCCCGCGAGGCCGTCGCCGAGGCCCACGCGGCGCAGGCGCTGGAGCTGGTCGCCATCCTCGCCCCGCGGATGCCCTTCGACGAAGCCATCGACCGCTACGTCGAGATCATGGAGCTGAGCGGCGACGAGGAGGAGATCGTCCGGACCCGCGCCCTCTCCGACCTGAGCGACCCCCACACCGGCTCCGAGCTGGCGCGCGAGCGGCCCCGCGGCTGGGGCTTCGACTGGCGCTACGCCACCCCCGTGGGCGCGCTCCGCTTCATCCGCCGCCAGATCCGCCGCAGCGCGGAAGAAGACCTGTGGATGGAGCTGTTCGCGGCGCGCACC
This genomic stretch from Longimicrobiaceae bacterium harbors:
- a CDS encoding aminomethyltransferase family protein, with the protein product MSETSAAADSPLREAEEALGAAFTEVAGRRLPRHFGDEAAEYRAVREAAGVADRADRAQLRLWGRDPVKMVQGLLTNDLAGAPPGRAVYAAMLTPKGRTIGELRAFRLERPGGTEVLLDLPREALEGTREHLKKFVPPMFARWADVSEEVGALGVYGPRSRELLGRVLGTEIPALEEDAFTEATLGEERVLAVGTRFAGGEEGYDLIAPAAALPGLWRALLEEGAPLGARPVGHGALETLRVEAGVPRYGAELSEEVIPTEAFEAIGMMPRAVSFTKGCYTGQEVIVRIAHRGHVNRHLRGLRLGDGAAPPPGTPLFHPETGKPAGRITSVAFSPLMGETVALGFVRRELEPGDAVRVGAADGTRAEVAALPFAKEAADAG
- a CDS encoding mismatch-specific DNA-glycosylase, translating into MPRGGGGVLTEYLFEGERVRTLPDLLAPGLRLLFVGFNPSVRAARLGRYYAGRNNRFWDLLAASGLTPERWSFERDRELLELGIGVTDLVKRPTRSAAEVTAEEFRRGAERFRGLVRELRPRVVCYNGKGVYLRAAGVQAAPWGRQERSLVEGTVDFVAPSPSGLARIRFAEKARWFTELRAVVDSMEA